Within the Photobacterium swingsii genome, the region GAAGCTTCACTTCGATAATTTGGTATAGACGTTTTAATTCGGAGTAAGTCATCATGGCTTAGCAACGCTCTAACAGCTGGTTAATGCGCGCTTCTAAACGAGCAACATCGGTTTTTACATCATCAACTTGATCGGCAAAATAGGCGATTTCTAGCGCTTGCGGCGCCAGCTTCCACTCTTCGGTGATCACTTCCGCTAAATCACGCTGTCGACGGGCAATGCCACGCTGGACAAAGCTTAACCCTGTTTTGGCACCTTGGACCAAGGTATGAGCGACCACGTCACCCGTATACTGAGACAGCTTCTCTTCAACATCAGGCTTTAAACCACTCAATAAAGAAGAAAACTGTTGCGCCAACTGAATATCACCGTCCAGTGATAACTTGTCAGCTTTGATCAGCTGCGTCAGGTTAGCCTGTTGGCGCAATTCTGGTAATACACTTAGATTTAAGGCGAGCTGGCAATCCACCTCACCTTCAAACGCACCCAATACATCCAGCTGCTGACTGAAGACAAAGTACAGTGTTTTACCCATTTCATTTATGGTTACACTGATCACTTTGCCACGTAAACGGGCTAAGCGACGCTGCGATTCCGCATCGTCATTCAGGAGTGTATTGAGCGAGGTTTCAACCACGCCAGTAACAAATACATCAATTGGCATAGGGGCCTCAGAACTTGTAACCACGGTGAAGTGCAACAATACCACCCGTAAGGTTATAGTAATTTGTTTGCTCAAAACCGGCTTCTTGCATCATACCTTCCAAGGTTTCTTGGTTCGGGTGCATGCGAATTGATTCCGCGAGGTAACGGTAACTTTCAGCATCGTTCGCAATAATTTCACCCATTTTCGGCAACAAGTGGAAAGAGTATGCATCATAAACTTTTGATAGCGGCTCTAGCACAGGTTTAGAAAATTCCAATACCAGTAAACGGCCGCCCGGCTTCAGTACGCGATACATAGAGCGTAACGCTTTATCTTTGTCGGTTACATTACGTAGGCAGAAGCTGATTGTGATGCAATCAAAGTAGTCATCAGGAAATGGCAGCTCTTCTGCGTTCGCTTGAACATAACCCACGTTACCCACAATGCCGCTGTCACGCAGCTTACTACGTCCAACTTTCAGCATTGAGTTGTTGATATCTGCCAAAACAACCTGACCTGTCTCACCGACAATGCGAGAGAATTTGGCGGTTAAATCACCAGTACCACCACCAAGGTCTAGCACACGATGGCCACGACGTACGCCGCTGCAATCAATCGTAAAGCGTTTCCAAACACGGTGGATACCCATAGACATCATATCGTTCATGATGTCGTATTTTGCGGCTACCGAGTGGAAAACCTCTGCGACCATGTTAGCTTTTTCTTCCTTGGCGACAGTGCGGAAGCCAAAGTGGGTTGTATCTTGTGTGGTGTCCGTCATGCTATTTCCGTCATGCTGATAGTGGTGTAAACAACTGGCCTAGTTTACTTGATGGTCGCTGTTTGCTCAAAGTTATGTCGCAATTCATTTACAACAATGCGCGTGGTGCGGGTGCAAGGGTCTCGTTTTGCTGAGTACTAGCAGAATCCCGCTGAACATGACTATCATCTAACGGCTGTGCTTTTTCAGCAAGCACTGGATTAATATCGCGCTTCACTTCCACACCCAAAGATTTAAAGCTTTCAGCCTGACGGATCACATTACCACGCCCTGTGGACAGCTTATTCATTGCGCCTTGGTAGCTCTGATTGGCTTTATCCAATGACGCGCCAACCCCTTCCATATCGGTGACAAATAAACGTAACTTGTCGTACAGTTTACTGGCACGCTCAGCGATTTCTTTGGCATTATGATTTTGGCGTTCATTACGCCATAAGTTGTTGATAGTGCGCAATGCCACCAAGAGGGTAGTTGGACTGACGAGCATGATATTTTGATCCATGGCATCGCGGATCAGTGATGGGTCAGCTTCAATCGCGGCTTGAAAAGCGGGCTCCACCGGAATGAACATCAAGACATAATCCAAACTATGGACGCCATGCAATTGGTGGTAATCCTTCCGGCTTAATCCTCGAATATGGCTACGAATCGAGGCAGTATGCTCACTCATCGCCAATTCACGTTCAGCGATGGTTTCAGCATTAAAGTAACGCTCGTAGGCCACCAGCGACATTTTAGCATCAATGACTACGTCTTTATCTTGCGGCAAATGCACCACCACATCAGGCTGATAACGCTTGCCGTCTTCATTTTCGAGGCTGATCTGAGTTTGGTATTCATGCCCTTCACGTAAACCTGACTCGTTCAAAACTCGCGCCAGCACGACTTCCCCCCAGTTACCTTGCGCTTTATTGTCGCCTTTTAGCGCTTGGGTTAAATTAACAGCCTCTTGCGCCATCTGTTCGTTCAATTGCTTAAGGTTATTAATCTCGTGTACTAGGGTATGACGCTCACGCGCTTCAGCACTAAAACTGTCGTTAACCTGCTTTTTAAAGCCTTCCAATTGAGCTCGTAGTGGATAAAGAATGCTTTCGAGGCTTTGTTTGTTTTGTTCATCAACCGTACGCGTCTTTTGTTCAAACATTCGGTTGGCCAGGCTTTCGAACTGAATACGCAGTCGCTCTTCAGCATTTTCCAGTAAGGCTATTTTCTCTTCCGCGGCTTTTTGCTCTTCAAAATGACGGGCTTCTTGCTCGCGTAAATCCCCTTCTAGCCCCGCATTTGCACCACGGGCGTTTTCGAGTTGCTCAGTCAGGTACTGCTTTTCATTTTTAAGCGCCTCGAAATGACGCATTTTTTCCAATGCCGCCGCCAAGCGGGCATGCATCTGGCGTAACTCATGACTTAAACGGTCGCGATCGACATCCGTTTCATCCAGCTCTTGGCTACGTTCATCCAATTGTTGTTGAATTTGCTGTTCACGGGTCTCGGCTAAACGCAGATCAGCCGCACGCTGCTGTTGCCACAGTGCAATTTGCTGTTTGTGTTTACCATTCAACCACAGTGCTGTGACAACGCTGGCTAATGTTGCCCCTGTTGCGGCAGCAACCGCGAATAGTAAGTCGCCGCTAAGCCACTCCGTCATGATGTTTAACCCTGAAAAATACCAATAATTTCTGATTTAAGGCTAAGTGGATACTGGATAAATGTCCAGCATTTAAAGTGGCATCCCTTGGCGGCTCAACGATGATAAAGCGAACGAAAAAGGAAATGTAGAATGGAGTGCGCTAAGCATCACAGCCTGAAGTTTTCCCCTCTAGTCGCCTGAAATACAATCGCATAGACTGTCACTCATCCCTTACTGGCATTAACTTCGTGCCACAAGAATAACGCGCTGACGTAAACAAGGACGACAATGAACGAACGTTATGCCCTCGGCTATGGCATGGCCGCGGTGTTGCTCTGGTCAACAGTGGCAACGGCTTTTAAAATCACTCTCGATTATTTTACCCCTATTCAGATGGTGGTTGCTGCCAGTGTGGTCTCAGCGGCTGCCCTCACAGGCATCGCTTACTGGCAAGGTAAGCTGCACTTACTAGGGCGAACTTTCGCTGCCCGCCCCTTCTATTATTTATGCTTAGGTTTAATCAACCCCTTTGCTTACTATGTAGTGTTATTTAAAGCCTACGAACTGCTCCCCGCATCACAAGCTCAACCCCTCAATTACAGCTGGGCGATCACGCTGACCTTGATGGCCGCCGTTTTTCTGGGACAAAAGATCCGTAAGCAAGACTGGGCAGCCTGTGCCCTTGGGTATTTAGGTGTCATCGTGATAGCCACTAAAGGGGACGTACTGGCATTACAGTTTGAGAGCCCAACAGGAGTGGCGTTGGCCTTATTATCAACACTGCTCTGGGCGATGTATTGGATCCTCAATACCAAAAACCAAGCCGATCCTGTACTCGGTGTGTTACTTGGCTTTTTAGTCTCACTGCCACTTTCCATCAGTCTCAGCCTCTACAGTGGCGAATGGCCGTCCATCCCATGGCAGGGGTGGCTCGCGGTAAGCTATGTCGGTTTATTTGAGATGGGGATTACATTTGTACTTTGGATCAGTGCGCTAAAACTCACTCAAAACACCGCCAAGATCAGTAATCTGATTTTCATTTCACCCTTTATTTCACTGATGCTATTAGCGACTATCATTGGCGAGGAAATCCACCCATCAACCTTAGTGGGTTTAGTTTTGATTGTGTGCGGCTTAGTGATTCAGCAGATAAAAGGGAAAAGCACTCAAAAATCGATGGCTGACAACACCTAATCGATAAGCATAAAAAAGCCTGTCACACAGGTGACAGGCGAAAGAATATTAGGGTTGTCGAGACCCTGCGCCTTTAAGGAGCCAAGCGTCTAGTTATAAAGGATTAAAAATCCTTAAGCAGCACAAGGAGCGTGCCATTTTCGGCCTATCTTAGACCATAAAATCAGTAAACCTGGTACCACCAGCCACATCTGTAGCGTCATCAGGACTGGCGGGGTTAAGTCTAAACGTTGCATCAAACTCACCATCAAACCAGCCCCACTCATTTGGAATAAGCCCAATAATGCAGCAGCTGTCCCTGCACGGTCGCCAAATGGGGCAAGGGCTTTACCTGCCGCCGAACCCAGTACAAAGGCAAAGCCGATTGACGACATAAAGATCGGCACCATAAACGCCCACGCTTCAAATAACCCGCTAAATGCAAGCATGGTCGCACCAGAAATCACCAGCATTACCAGGCCAGTATTCAGGGTTTGGCGAGAACCAAAGCGATCCATAAATTTAGGCGCAGCCATGCATGCCGCAATATTCAATACCGCATTAAGACCAAACCAGTAAGTAAACTGACCCATGTCTAAACCCATATTCATCATTAGCCATACCGGTGCTGATGTGACATATGCCAAAATCACCGCCATCGCGAGCATGCACAAAATGGCATGGAATAAGAATACAGGCTCACGCAATACTGACATGTAGCGCTCAAAGCTGATCAAAGAACCCGCGGTATTGGTTTCTGCTGGGCGGGTTTCTTTAAAGCCCACCGCAATCAAGCTACCAGCCACCAAGGCAAAACCCACCATAAAGCTAAAGTTTGAACGCCAGCCAAATTCATGGGTTAACCATGCGCCCATTAACGGTGCCAGTGCAGGAATAAAGCAAATCGCACCATTGAGGTAACTGATCATGCGACCACTACGTTCAGGGCCAAAACTATCCCGTACTGCGGCAAACGCAGCAACCGATGTTGCACAGGCACCAAAGCCTTGGGCTAAGCGGGCAAACAATAAGAGATCAAGCGATTGCGCCATGTAAGCCATTGCTGAACTTACGGCATAGAGAGTAATGCCTCCAAGGGCGATCGGGCGGCGACCGTAGCGATCCGCTAATGGTCCGGCCAATAGCTGGCCAAGGCCAAGACTAAACATAAAGAGTGTCACTGTGTCTTGGACACGGGTGGTATCAACCGCAAACGTCTCTGCCATAGCTGGCAAAGCAGGTAAATAAAGGTCGATGGCTAATGGGCTAAATAGCACCAATACCACCATCAGGGCTACAAGGCGTGTGCCTGCCGCAGTTGATTCTGGTTTCATGTTGGTTTCCTAGTAGATAGTGGCAGCACTATAAGCGGTTAGAGATATGAATTGAAATGGTTTATATTCAGGTTAGATTTTCCATTTGGGAATATCACAACACAGTAAGAGGTTGCCGTGTCATTTACCAAATTATCACGCCTCGATTTAAACCTATTGGTTTGCCTACATGTTCTCATGGAAGAGTGTAGCGTGACGCAAGCCGCCAAGCGGTTGAACTTGAGCCAATCCGCCGTCAGCAAAAGCTTAACGCGATTACGTGAGCAATTTGATGACCCTCTTTTTGTGCGTAGCGCCCACGGTTTAGTACCGACTCCCCGGGTACGTGCTCTGCAACCTTGCTTAGAGCAGTTACTGCGCGATATTGAACACATAACAGCACCGCCTGAATTTAGCCCTGCCACCAGCGATCGTCACTTTCGCATGGCATTGGTTGAAAGTGCCTACCCGCTATTTTTACCGCAGTTTTTGGGGGATATTTTCAGCGAAGGGCCAAACATTATTTTGGATACCCAAGCTTGGGAGCCCAACACGTTCGATAAGCTGCACAGCGGTGAAATCGACTTTGGCATCACAGGCAAAGATCTTAACCCTAAAGATGCCATGCTGACACTCATGCCTCCCAAAGGAATTATCTTTCAAGAACTTTGCCGTGACACACAACGCTGCATTGTTCGTAAAGGTCACCCGGTGCTGAATCAAAAGTGGGACCAGGATAATTATTTACGCCAACGTCATATTCAGGTGCGCTGTGGCCGTGATGATCGTTGGTTACTCGACTATAAGCTGGCAGAGCTTGGACTCAACCGTGATATTGCCATGTACGTTCCAGACTTTAATAGCGCCGCGAGTTTATGTACCCATACCGACTTGGTGTTTACCGCCCCGAGCCACTTTGCAAACCACATTGCCGCCCAGCTGAACTTGGTGGTCTTGCCTCTGCCTTGCAAACTTCCTGCCATGGCATACACCCTTTTTTGGCATCAACACCAAGAAAGCGATCCAGGCCATGCTTGGCTCAAAAATTTGATCATCAGCCGTTGCCGCGGAATTGCAGCCAACAGTTAAAAGCGCTACCGTAGCTAGACTTACCTCGCATAATGCACGGTGATTATGTTGGCAGGTTAAGGATTATTCCGTCAGCAAGGACGGTGACAACCATTAAGGAACAACAAACATGCAAGCAGTTATCTCACAACGTGTGGAGCAGATCCGTCAGTGGCTGGCTGAAAACCAGTATGACGCCTTGCTTATTCCTCATGAAGACGAATACCTCGGTGAATACATTCCCGCTCATAATGAACGCCTACATTGGGCGACGGGCTTTACAGGTTCAGCAGGGATGGCGGTGATCACCCAAGACAAAGCCGCGGTATTTGTAGATGGTCGCTACGTGGTTCAGGTACGCAAACAAGTACCGGGCGATGTATTTGAATATCGTCACCTGATCGACGAGCCGCCGATCTCATGGGCACAAGAGAACTTAACTGCTGGCAGTAAAGTCGCGGTTGATGCCCGCTTGCACAGCTCAGCATGGTTAGCACGTACCTGCGAAAATGTTGCTGATAAACTGAATGTAATCAGTATCGATACTAACCCTATCGATACCCTGTGGCACGATCGCCCAGCACCAACGCTTTCTAATGCGAAACTGATGGGATTAGACTTTGTCGGCCAATCAAGCGCAGACAAGCGTGCACTGATTGCTGCTGAGTTGAAAAAACAAGAGGCGGAAGCTGCCCTACTCACCCAACTCGATAGCATCGCTTGGCTACTGAATGTTCGTGGTAGCGACGTACCTAGCCTACCAATCTTGCTATCAACGGCGATTATCCATGCCGATGCGAGTGTCGACTTCTACATTGACCCGAGCCGCTTACCAGAAGACTTTGCCGCCCATGTCGGCGAAGGCGTACGTGTTGAAGCACCAGAAGCACTGGAAGCAGGCTTGCAAGCTCTCACTGCACGTAAGGTATTGGTCGATCCAGCCACCAGCAATGCATGGGCGAGCCAAGTACTACTGGCATCAGGCGCTGAATTGATAGATGCCGCAGACCCTTGCTTATTACCCAAAGCAGCAAAAAACCCAACTGAAATAGCGGGCATGAAAGCCTGTCATATCCGCGATGGCGTAGCGATCACTAAATTCCTCGCTTGGGTTGACCGTCAAGTTGCAGCTGGCAACCTGCTTGATGAAGGCACATTGTCAGATCGTTTATGGCAATTCCGCATTGAAGACAGTAGCTGTACCGATGTTAGCTTTGATACCATTTCTGCCGCTGGCGGTAACGCGGCGATGTGTCACTACAACCACCAGAACCAACCGCAACCAAGCGTTTTGGAAATGGACAATGTGTACTTGGTGGATTCAGGCGGCCAATACCCAGACGGCACGACCGATATCACCCGCACCATAGCGATTGGCCAGCCAAGCGATGAAGTCAAAACCGCGTTTACCTTGGTATTAAAAGGCCATATTGCACTCGCGTCAGCACGCTTCCCGAAAGGCACAACGGGCTCCCAATTGGATGCGCTGGCACGCCAACACCTATGGGCACATGGCTTCGATTATGACCACGGTACGGGCCATGGTGTCGGCCACTTCTTGAGTGTTCACGAAGGACCGCAGCGTATCGCAAAAGTGCACAACCCAACCGCCCTACTTGCCGGTATGGTGTTATCCAACGAACCTGGTTACTACCGCGCCGATGCTTTTGGTATTCGCATCGAAAACCTTGAGCTGGTCGTTGAAGTACCAACCCAAGGCGACATGACAGTCCTTGGGTTTGAGTCACTGACCCGCGCCCCTATCGATCAGCGCTTAATTGATATCAGCCTAATGAATGATGTGGAACTTGCTTGGCTAAACAAGTATCACCAAACGGTATTGGATGTATTACGCCCATCGTTCGAGGGTGAAGATTTAGCCTGGCTTGAGCAAGCAACAAAACCACTCAACCGCTAATACAGACACACCTAACCAAATAAAACGCCCGGTTGTTTCTATCAACAATCGGGCGTTTCTCTTTTATGAATCCAAGCGCTGAACCATACTAGCCAGAGTATGCGTGATGCCAATCTTTCCACACCACTTCAAAGCCATGTCGCTTCACGGCATCAGCAACAGCCGCTACCGAACGCTCATCACTGATCGCAAACTGCTCAAGCTCAGGCTCATCATCGGCATAGCCCCCAGGTTGCGTTTTCGATCCCGCCGACATACTGGTGATCCCCAGCGGTAACACATTATCACGAAAATCAGGTGCTTCTCGGGTCGACAGTGACAACTCGACTTCAGGGTTAAACAAACGATAGGCACAGATAAGCTGCACCAACTGACGATCACTCATCACAGATTTCGGCTGTAAGCCTCCTTCACACGGGCGCAACCGCGGAAACGAAATCGAATAACGGGTTTGCCAGTAAGTCCGCTCAAGGTAATCCAAATGATTGGCCACAAAGAAGCAATCTGTCCGCCACTCTTCAAGCCCAATCAAGGCGCCAATCCCTATCTTATCAATGCCCGCTCTTGCCAATCGATCGGGTGTTGCTAAGCGGTACTCAAAATCCATTTTATTGCCACGAAGGTGGTGCTGCGCATAAGTGGAGGCACTGTAGGTTTCTTGGTACACCATCACCGCATCCAACCCTAAGGTCTTTAGTTCCGCATACTCATGCAGATCCAGCGGCTGCACCTCCATCGCCAAGTAACTAAATTGCTGTTTAATCGGTGGCAGAGCGTCACGAAAGTACTCCATGCCCACTTTACGTTCATGCTCACCTGTAACTAATAGCACGCTATCAAAATGCATCGCCTTGATAGCCTGACACTCACGTTCAATTTCAGCTGTGTTCAGCGTACGG harbors:
- a CDS encoding DMT family transporter; this translates as MNERYALGYGMAAVLLWSTVATAFKITLDYFTPIQMVVAASVVSAAALTGIAYWQGKLHLLGRTFAARPFYYLCLGLINPFAYYVVLFKAYELLPASQAQPLNYSWAITLTLMAAVFLGQKIRKQDWAACALGYLGVIVIATKGDVLALQFESPTGVALALLSTLLWAMYWILNTKNQADPVLGVLLGFLVSLPLSISLSLYSGEWPSIPWQGWLAVSYVGLFEMGITFVLWISALKLTQNTAKISNLIFISPFISLMLLATIIGEEIHPSTLVGLVLIVCGLVIQQIKGKSTQKSMADNT
- a CDS encoding aminopeptidase P family protein, coding for MQAVISQRVEQIRQWLAENQYDALLIPHEDEYLGEYIPAHNERLHWATGFTGSAGMAVITQDKAAVFVDGRYVVQVRKQVPGDVFEYRHLIDEPPISWAQENLTAGSKVAVDARLHSSAWLARTCENVADKLNVISIDTNPIDTLWHDRPAPTLSNAKLMGLDFVGQSSADKRALIAAELKKQEAEAALLTQLDSIAWLLNVRGSDVPSLPILLSTAIIHADASVDFYIDPSRLPEDFAAHVGEGVRVEAPEALEAGLQALTARKVLVDPATSNAWASQVLLASGAELIDAADPCLLPKAAKNPTEIAGMKACHIRDGVAITKFLAWVDRQVAAGNLLDEGTLSDRLWQFRIEDSSCTDVSFDTISAAGGNAAMCHYNHQNQPQPSVLEMDNVYLVDSGGQYPDGTTDITRTIAIGQPSDEVKTAFTLVLKGHIALASARFPKGTTGSQLDALARQHLWAHGFDYDHGTGHGVGHFLSVHEGPQRIAKVHNPTALLAGMVLSNEPGYYRADAFGIRIENLELVVEVPTQGDMTVLGFESLTRAPIDQRLIDISLMNDVELAWLNKYHQTVLDVLRPSFEGEDLAWLEQATKPLNR
- a CDS encoding LysR substrate-binding domain-containing protein, with the protein product MSFTKLSRLDLNLLVCLHVLMEECSVTQAAKRLNLSQSAVSKSLTRLREQFDDPLFVRSAHGLVPTPRVRALQPCLEQLLRDIEHITAPPEFSPATSDRHFRMALVESAYPLFLPQFLGDIFSEGPNIILDTQAWEPNTFDKLHSGEIDFGITGKDLNPKDAMLTLMPPKGIIFQELCRDTQRCIVRKGHPVLNQKWDQDNYLRQRHIQVRCGRDDRWLLDYKLAELGLNRDIAMYVPDFNSAASLCTHTDLVFTAPSHFANHIAAQLNLVVLPLPCKLPAMAYTLFWHQHQESDPGHAWLKNLIISRCRGIAANS
- a CDS encoding ubiquinone biosynthesis accessory factor UbiJ; the encoded protein is MPIDVFVTGVVETSLNTLLNDDAESQRRLARLRGKVISVTINEMGKTLYFVFSQQLDVLGAFEGEVDCQLALNLSVLPELRQQANLTQLIKADKLSLDGDIQLAQQFSSLLSGLKPDVEEKLSQYTGDVVAHTLVQGAKTGLSFVQRGIARRQRDLAEVITEEWKLAPQALEIAYFADQVDDVKTDVARLEARINQLLERC
- the ubiE gene encoding bifunctional demethylmenaquinone methyltransferase/2-methoxy-6-polyprenyl-1,4-benzoquinol methylase UbiE, yielding MTDTTQDTTHFGFRTVAKEEKANMVAEVFHSVAAKYDIMNDMMSMGIHRVWKRFTIDCSGVRRGHRVLDLGGGTGDLTAKFSRIVGETGQVVLADINNSMLKVGRSKLRDSGIVGNVGYVQANAEELPFPDDYFDCITISFCLRNVTDKDKALRSMYRVLKPGGRLLVLEFSKPVLEPLSKVYDAYSFHLLPKMGEIIANDAESYRYLAESIRMHPNQETLEGMMQEAGFEQTNYYNLTGGIVALHRGYKF
- the rmuC gene encoding DNA recombination protein RmuC produces the protein MTEWLSGDLLFAVAAATGATLASVVTALWLNGKHKQQIALWQQQRAADLRLAETREQQIQQQLDERSQELDETDVDRDRLSHELRQMHARLAAALEKMRHFEALKNEKQYLTEQLENARGANAGLEGDLREQEARHFEEQKAAEEKIALLENAEERLRIQFESLANRMFEQKTRTVDEQNKQSLESILYPLRAQLEGFKKQVNDSFSAEARERHTLVHEINNLKQLNEQMAQEAVNLTQALKGDNKAQGNWGEVVLARVLNESGLREGHEYQTQISLENEDGKRYQPDVVVHLPQDKDVVIDAKMSLVAYERYFNAETIAERELAMSEHTASIRSHIRGLSRKDYHQLHGVHSLDYVLMFIPVEPAFQAAIEADPSLIRDAMDQNIMLVSPTTLLVALRTINNLWRNERQNHNAKEIAERASKLYDKLRLFVTDMEGVGASLDKANQSYQGAMNKLSTGRGNVIRQAESFKSLGVEVKRDINPVLAEKAQPLDDSHVQRDSASTQQNETLAPAPRALL
- a CDS encoding multidrug effflux MFS transporter, translating into MKPESTAAGTRLVALMVVLVLFSPLAIDLYLPALPAMAETFAVDTTRVQDTVTLFMFSLGLGQLLAGPLADRYGRRPIALGGITLYAVSSAMAYMAQSLDLLLFARLAQGFGACATSVAAFAAVRDSFGPERSGRMISYLNGAICFIPALAPLMGAWLTHEFGWRSNFSFMVGFALVAGSLIAVGFKETRPAETNTAGSLISFERYMSVLREPVFLFHAILCMLAMAVILAYVTSAPVWLMMNMGLDMGQFTYWFGLNAVLNIAACMAAPKFMDRFGSRQTLNTGLVMLVISGATMLAFSGLFEAWAFMVPIFMSSIGFAFVLGSAAGKALAPFGDRAGTAAALLGLFQMSGAGLMVSLMQRLDLTPPVLMTLQMWLVVPGLLILWSKIGRKWHAPCAA
- the thiH gene encoding 2-iminoacetate synthase ThiH, with product MSYVDVWKQLSWDDVRLSIYSKTAADVERALRKSKRDLEDFKALISPAAEPYLEQMAQQSAALTRKRFGHTMAFYVPLYLSNLCANACTYCGFSMENRIKRRTLNTAEIERECQAIKAMHFDSVLLVTGEHERKVGMEYFRDALPPIKQQFSYLAMEVQPLDLHEYAELKTLGLDAVMVYQETYSASTYAQHHLRGNKMDFEYRLATPDRLARAGIDKIGIGALIGLEEWRTDCFFVANHLDYLERTYWQTRYSISFPRLRPCEGGLQPKSVMSDRQLVQLICAYRLFNPEVELSLSTREAPDFRDNVLPLGITSMSAGSKTQPGGYADDEPELEQFAISDERSVAAVADAVKRHGFEVVWKDWHHAYSG